The following proteins are encoded in a genomic region of Roseisolibacter agri:
- a CDS encoding TonB-dependent receptor plug domain-containing protein, with translation MSRLARLSVAAALAPFATPALAQQTAAPGTARDTAGMRPVVVTATRVAVPTAAPTASTTVLQGAELRARGVLTVTDALREVPGAAVVQQGSWGGLTSLFVRGGESRYTKVLIDGVPANQPGGQLDLAFLSLDDVERIEVVRGPTSVLYGSDAISGVVQIFTRQGRGPAAVRGSVRGGSFGSADADVGASGGWSRGSYAIGAAHHRSNGLLGDTSVTVRGTTADVENGFRNTVLTASARLVPDARSDVRASVRWNDGRFHYPTGFDGAIVPLQDATRDDRRLLATIDAGRRLTERLETRLVLASHTMRFQSSNLPSAAMDTLRSYLRSTSDVFRRSAEARANLYVRPGDVLTGGVELSSQGEESRGWTRSRTGPQVPAVPFDQSRRNVGYYAQWLGDVADRFTYSLSGRVDDNQRFGTFTTARASAAYALPTATRVRAAFGTAFKEPLFSENFSTAFSRGNPDLGPERSRSWELAAEQSIGGVVTLGATWFDQRFRDMIQYRPIPRGAPASDSVNYFNLGAANASGVELEARLAERRGVSLVAAYTYLRTRVVDPGASGPPSFARDSALLRRPAHVATATATYRVPRRGALALTSSYVGTRTDADFAVFPSPRVTLGGYARFDAAADVQVTQPAGRRPGVALTLRVDNALDRPYEPVKRYEAPGRVVLVGARFGTP, from the coding sequence ATGTCCCGCCTCGCACGCCTCTCCGTCGCCGCCGCCCTCGCGCCGTTCGCGACGCCAGCACTCGCCCAGCAGACCGCCGCGCCAGGCACGGCGCGTGACACGGCGGGCATGCGCCCCGTCGTCGTGACGGCGACGCGCGTCGCGGTCCCCACCGCCGCACCCACCGCCAGCACCACCGTGCTGCAGGGCGCCGAGCTGCGTGCGCGTGGCGTGCTGACGGTGACCGACGCGCTGCGCGAGGTGCCGGGCGCCGCGGTCGTGCAGCAGGGCTCGTGGGGCGGGCTGACGTCGCTCTTCGTGCGCGGCGGGGAGAGCCGCTACACGAAGGTGCTGATCGACGGCGTGCCGGCCAACCAGCCCGGCGGGCAGCTCGATCTCGCCTTCCTGAGCCTCGACGACGTCGAGCGCATCGAGGTGGTGCGCGGACCGACGAGCGTCCTGTACGGCTCCGACGCGATCTCCGGCGTCGTGCAGATCTTCACCCGCCAGGGGCGCGGTCCCGCGGCCGTGCGCGGCAGCGTGCGCGGCGGCTCGTTCGGCAGCGCCGACGCGGACGTCGGCGCGAGCGGTGGCTGGAGCCGCGGCTCGTACGCGATCGGCGCGGCGCACCACCGGTCGAACGGCCTGTTGGGCGACACGTCGGTCACGGTCCGCGGCACGACCGCCGACGTCGAGAACGGCTTCCGCAACACCGTGCTCACGGCGAGCGCGCGCCTGGTGCCCGACGCGCGCTCGGACGTGCGGGCGTCGGTGCGCTGGAACGACGGCCGGTTCCACTATCCGACCGGCTTCGACGGCGCGATCGTCCCGCTGCAGGACGCCACGCGCGACGATCGCCGCCTGCTCGCGACCATCGACGCCGGCCGTCGCCTCACCGAGCGCCTCGAGACGCGCCTCGTGCTCGCGTCGCACACGATGCGCTTCCAGTCGTCGAACCTTCCGTCGGCGGCGATGGACACGCTGCGCTCCTACTTGCGCAGCACGAGCGACGTCTTCCGGCGCAGCGCCGAGGCGCGTGCGAACCTCTACGTTCGCCCGGGCGACGTGCTCACGGGCGGCGTGGAGCTGTCGTCGCAGGGCGAGGAGAGCCGCGGCTGGACGCGCTCGCGCACGGGACCGCAGGTGCCCGCGGTGCCCTTCGACCAGTCGCGGCGCAACGTGGGCTACTACGCGCAGTGGCTCGGCGACGTCGCGGACCGGTTCACGTACTCGCTGAGCGGCCGCGTGGACGACAACCAGCGCTTCGGGACGTTCACTACCGCGCGCGCGAGCGCGGCGTACGCGCTGCCCACCGCGACGCGGGTCCGCGCGGCGTTCGGCACCGCGTTCAAGGAGCCGCTGTTCAGCGAGAACTTCTCGACGGCATTCTCGCGTGGCAATCCGGACCTCGGGCCGGAGCGGTCGCGCTCCTGGGAGCTGGCGGCCGAGCAGTCCATCGGCGGCGTGGTGACGCTCGGCGCGACGTGGTTCGACCAGCGCTTCCGCGACATGATCCAGTATCGCCCCATCCCGCGCGGCGCGCCGGCGAGCGACTCGGTCAACTACTTCAACCTCGGCGCCGCGAACGCGAGCGGCGTGGAGCTGGAGGCGCGGCTCGCGGAGCGGCGCGGCGTCTCGCTGGTCGCCGCGTACACCTATCTGCGCACGCGCGTCGTCGATCCGGGCGCGAGCGGCCCGCCGTCGTTCGCGCGCGACAGCGCGCTCCTGCGCCGTCCCGCGCACGTCGCGACGGCCACGGCGACCTACCGCGTGCCCCGGCGCGGCGCGCTGGCGCTGACGTCGAGCTACGTGGGGACGCGCACCGACGCGGACTTCGCCGTGTTCCCGTCGCCGCGCGTCACGCTGGGCGGCTACGCCCGCTTCGACGCTGCGGCCGACGTGCAGGTCACGCAGCCGGCGGGGCGGCGTCCGGGCGTCGCCCTCACGCTCCGGGTCGACAACGCGCTCGACCGACCGTACGAGCCGGTGAAGCGCTACGAGGCGCCGGGCCGTGTCGTGCTCGTGGGCGCGCGCTTCGGCACGCCCTGA
- a CDS encoding glycosyltransferase family 117 protein, whose product MTAPALAAAGLLAVLAGYVDLWRGGVSLAAVLLVLGYCALLPAALWASRARGEPVPGRERPPYGIAALVGLAVLALYVATLAPTTAMWDASEYIAVAKVLGLPHPPGNPLFVLLAHVAGLVPIPVSYAARINLLAAAASAASAALWFLCTERALRSPLAARVPRLAAAAAGSLLGATAFTVWNQSVVNEKVYTVSLLGLALTSWLVLRWLDAQDAVDAATPQARPSATSRGDRLLVVMAWVAGLGYAVHPAGFLTGPAVAAAVLMRRPSVLLRWRLLLVLGVAVVGALTLFAVEPIRSAHLPPINEGMPTACEQGRPRVDCTLSAETGRRLMANIRREQYGGHPVMERKAPFGAQLGMWWLYFEWQWLRDPDGRAPAAQRTLAMAFLVLAVLGLVALRRRERAAWWYLAPLAGTLTLALVFYLNFNYGYSQAPSLGDTVPREVRDRDYFFVWTYSAWGMFAALGLAALWRALADGLMARGAPARRAWAMAAPVLALALVPAFGNATAASRAGQTFTREWAVDLLNSVEPYGVLVTNGDNDSFPLWYAQQVEGVRRDVTVALVPYLGLPWYARQLLVQPPAAYDPARGPALYAAMRTPRPTQPLWDLTPRGTDAIPDYVQLAEPQRFQHGEMDVTVPAGVLTRDQLLVLRAIKDSFPERPVYFTNPGYPAALGFGAYVRQQGLAYRLEPRPLVASATLVPVSGVHVDVPRSVALWSSTYRGTTALLREGQWVDRASANIPANYALTGQQLATALAASGDTGAAMRVARQVEAMARSARLLPAGE is encoded by the coding sequence ATGACCGCACCCGCTCTCGCCGCCGCGGGGTTGCTCGCCGTGCTGGCGGGATACGTGGACCTCTGGCGCGGCGGCGTCTCGCTCGCGGCGGTGCTGCTGGTCCTGGGCTACTGCGCGCTGCTGCCCGCGGCACTCTGGGCGTCGCGCGCGCGCGGTGAGCCGGTGCCGGGCCGCGAGCGGCCGCCGTACGGCATCGCGGCGCTGGTGGGCCTCGCCGTGCTGGCGCTCTACGTCGCCACGCTCGCGCCGACGACCGCGATGTGGGACGCGAGCGAGTACATCGCGGTGGCCAAGGTTCTCGGGCTGCCGCATCCGCCGGGCAACCCGCTCTTCGTGCTGCTGGCGCACGTCGCCGGCCTGGTGCCGATCCCGGTCTCGTACGCGGCGCGCATCAACCTGCTCGCGGCGGCCGCCAGCGCGGCGAGCGCCGCGCTCTGGTTCCTCTGCACGGAGCGCGCGCTGCGCTCGCCGCTCGCCGCGCGCGTGCCGCGCCTCGCCGCGGCGGCCGCCGGCTCGTTGCTCGGCGCCACGGCGTTCACGGTCTGGAACCAGAGCGTCGTCAACGAGAAGGTCTACACGGTCTCGCTGCTCGGCCTCGCGCTGACGTCGTGGCTCGTGCTGCGCTGGCTGGACGCGCAGGACGCGGTGGATGCCGCGACGCCGCAGGCTCGGCCCTCCGCCACGTCGCGCGGCGACCGGCTGCTCGTCGTGATGGCGTGGGTCGCGGGGCTCGGCTACGCGGTGCACCCGGCCGGCTTCCTCACCGGTCCCGCGGTCGCGGCCGCGGTGCTGATGCGGCGTCCCTCGGTGCTGCTGCGCTGGCGGCTGCTGCTCGTGCTGGGCGTCGCGGTCGTCGGCGCGCTCACGCTCTTCGCGGTCGAGCCCATCCGCTCGGCGCACCTGCCGCCGATCAACGAGGGGATGCCGACCGCCTGCGAGCAGGGCCGGCCGCGGGTGGACTGCACGCTGAGCGCGGAGACGGGACGTCGCCTCATGGCCAACATCCGCCGCGAGCAGTACGGCGGCCACCCGGTGATGGAGCGCAAGGCGCCGTTCGGCGCACAGCTCGGGATGTGGTGGCTGTACTTCGAGTGGCAGTGGCTGCGCGATCCCGACGGCCGCGCGCCGGCCGCCCAGCGCACGCTCGCGATGGCGTTCCTCGTGCTCGCGGTGCTCGGGCTCGTAGCGCTCCGTCGCCGGGAGCGCGCGGCGTGGTGGTACCTCGCGCCGCTCGCGGGGACGCTGACGCTGGCGCTCGTCTTCTACCTGAACTTCAACTACGGCTACTCGCAGGCCCCATCGCTCGGCGACACGGTGCCGCGCGAGGTGCGCGACCGCGACTACTTCTTCGTCTGGACCTACTCGGCGTGGGGGATGTTCGCGGCGCTCGGCCTGGCGGCGCTCTGGCGCGCGCTCGCGGATGGGCTGATGGCGCGCGGCGCACCCGCGCGGCGCGCGTGGGCGATGGCGGCGCCCGTGCTCGCGCTCGCGCTCGTGCCGGCGTTCGGCAACGCGACCGCCGCGTCGCGCGCCGGGCAGACCTTCACGCGCGAGTGGGCGGTGGATCTGCTGAACTCCGTCGAGCCGTACGGCGTGCTGGTCACCAACGGCGACAACGACAGCTTCCCGCTCTGGTACGCGCAGCAGGTGGAGGGCGTGCGACGCGACGTGACGGTGGCGCTGGTGCCGTACCTCGGCCTGCCGTGGTACGCGCGGCAGCTGCTGGTGCAGCCGCCCGCCGCGTACGACCCGGCGCGCGGGCCGGCGCTCTACGCGGCCATGCGCACGCCGCGGCCCACGCAGCCGCTCTGGGACCTGACGCCGCGCGGGACCGACGCGATCCCCGACTACGTGCAGCTCGCCGAGCCGCAGCGCTTCCAGCACGGCGAGATGGACGTCACCGTGCCGGCGGGCGTGCTCACGCGCGACCAGCTCCTGGTGCTGCGCGCCATCAAGGACTCGTTCCCGGAGCGCCCGGTCTACTTCACGAATCCAGGCTATCCCGCCGCGCTGGGCTTCGGCGCGTACGTGCGGCAGCAGGGCCTCGCGTACCGCCTGGAGCCGCGCCCGCTGGTCGCGAGCGCGACGCTGGTGCCGGTTAGCGGCGTCCACGTCGACGTCCCGCGCTCCGTGGCGCTCTGGTCGTCGACGTATCGAGGCACGACCGCGCTGCTCCGCGAGGGGCAGTGGGTCGACCGCGCGTCGGCGAACATCCCGGCGAACTACGCGCTCACCGGCCAGCAGCTCGCGACGGCGCTGGCGGCCAGCGGGGACACCGGCGCGGCGATGCGCGTGGCGCGCCAGGTCGAGGCGATGGCGCGCTCCGCGCGGCTGCTGCCCGCGGGCGAGTGA
- the recO gene encoding DNA repair protein RecO: MSLVVTDAVVLHAFDYLESSRVLRLATREHGVQSVLAKGARRSQKRFGGAVDLFAEGQAQYYAKAGRDLHTLASMDVTRARFGLAADLERFAAGAALAELVLRFARDESQPAWYDTLVQALDTLAAAPPAGARGAGIAGAWRVIAALGFSPAVDHCASCHDPIAEDRPSRFSHPAGGALCDRCARTSGAGRVLPAEARAALRAWLGDGSDAAALPLVDAATARAHQRLLREFLREHLVDERPLRAFESWESTRYDVPEPAS, translated from the coding sequence ATGTCCCTCGTCGTCACCGACGCCGTCGTCCTGCACGCCTTCGACTACCTGGAGAGCTCGCGCGTGCTGCGCCTGGCGACGCGCGAGCACGGCGTGCAGTCGGTGCTGGCGAAGGGCGCGCGCCGCTCGCAGAAGCGCTTCGGCGGCGCGGTCGACCTGTTCGCCGAGGGGCAGGCGCAGTACTACGCGAAGGCGGGGCGCGACCTGCACACCCTCGCGTCGATGGACGTGACACGCGCGCGCTTCGGCCTCGCGGCCGATCTGGAGCGCTTCGCGGCGGGAGCCGCGCTCGCGGAGCTGGTGCTGCGCTTCGCCCGCGACGAGAGCCAGCCCGCGTGGTACGACACGCTGGTGCAGGCGCTCGACACGCTCGCCGCCGCGCCGCCGGCCGGTGCGCGTGGCGCCGGCATCGCCGGCGCGTGGCGGGTGATCGCCGCGCTCGGCTTCTCGCCGGCGGTCGATCACTGCGCGAGCTGCCACGACCCCATCGCGGAGGACCGGCCGTCGCGCTTCAGCCACCCGGCGGGCGGCGCGCTCTGCGACCGCTGCGCGCGCACGTCGGGAGCGGGCCGCGTGCTGCCGGCCGAGGCGCGCGCCGCGCTGCGCGCCTGGCTAGGGGATGGTTCCGACGCCGCCGCGCTGCCGCTCGTCGACGCGGCGACTGCGCGCGCGCACCAGCGGCTGCTGCGCGAGTTCCTGCGCGAGCACCTGGTGGACGAGCGGCCGCTCCGGGCGTTCGAGAGCTGGGAGTCCACGCGCTACGACGTGCCCGAGCCGGCGTCCTGA